One stretch of Nitratiruptor tergarcus DSM 16512 DNA includes these proteins:
- the trpC gene encoding indole-3-glycerol phosphate synthase TrpC, with protein sequence MILDEIIKKTKEDLEKRKKEYPLEWLGRSLAYNPFVPRPVEDVLRSSDEDPYKIIAEVKKASPSKGIIREDFDPVAIAKEYEKGGANAVSVLTEPHFFKGDIEYLTQIRRYVPMPLLRKDFIIDKYQLVEALVYGADFVLLIAKALSRKELKELLEYTWHLGMEALVEIHDKKDLIKAIFAGANIIGINHRNLETFEIDLSLSEKLVPLIPKGKIIVAESGIHSHEQVKNLHEIGVDAFLIGEHFMRQDDIALAVQDIKGKA encoded by the coding sequence TTGATACTTGATGAAATAATAAAAAAGACAAAAGAGGATTTGGAAAAGAGAAAAAAAGAGTATCCCTTGGAATGGTTAGGTAGAAGTCTAGCATACAACCCCTTTGTTCCACGCCCTGTTGAAGATGTTTTAAGAAGCAGTGATGAAGATCCATATAAAATAATTGCAGAAGTAAAAAAGGCAAGTCCAAGTAAAGGTATTATTAGAGAAGATTTTGATCCTGTTGCTATCGCAAAAGAGTATGAAAAGGGTGGGGCAAACGCAGTTTCTGTTCTTACTGAACCCCATTTTTTCAAAGGTGATATTGAATACCTTACACAGATACGACGCTATGTGCCTATGCCACTTTTAAGAAAAGATTTCATAATAGATAAATACCAACTTGTAGAAGCTTTGGTATATGGTGCAGACTTCGTACTGCTTATAGCAAAGGCTCTTAGCCGCAAAGAGCTCAAAGAGCTTTTAGAGTATACTTGGCATTTAGGAATGGAAGCATTGGTTGAGATTCATGATAAAAAGGATCTTATAAAGGCAATTTTTGCAGGAGCCAATATTATTGGCATCAATCATAGAAACCTTGAGACTTTTGAAATAGATTTGAGCTTAAGTGAAAAACTTGTTCCTTTAATACCAAAAGGAAAAATCATTGTAGCAGAAAGTGGCATACACTCTCATGAGCAGGTAAAAAATCTCCATGAAATTGGAGTAGATGCCTTTTTAATTGGTGAGCATTTCATGCGCCAAGACGATATCGCCCTGGCAGTACAAGATATCAAAGGAAAAGCTTAA
- a CDS encoding tetratricopeptide repeat protein, whose protein sequence is MQRYIVALLLIMIVSGCALKQQSTIPNHQIDSLLVEALLLESQGLYINANAIYEKAYKITHDPILLQKIINNYYRAKNYEKAIATAKQALKEFPKNRIFYEQLAAIYFATSDYDRAIDYIKKAISIKKTSQNLTFLGSILLAKKEYEAALKYYKGAYALDPSPKTINTIAYILFFYLDKKTEAIAYLETHTRLYGCSKEVCGTLISFYSLNNNIDGLISVYKRLYQKYNDIAYAKKIAELYIYNKEFSKAIEWAKKINDTELLFSLYKTTKKFKKAYELAMQFYNQTKDPKYLAQAAIFEYEAHPKKDRKLLEDVAQKLEKAIKKNRDPIFLNYLGYLYIDHELNIKRGIALVKEALQADPLSPYYLDSLAWGYYKIGKCKEALKLIKKVYYDLQFKDDEIKLHLEKIKKCVKEKH, encoded by the coding sequence ATGCAAAGGTATATTGTTGCACTACTCTTGATAATGATTGTAAGTGGATGTGCTTTGAAACAGCAAAGTACAATACCCAATCATCAAATTGATAGTTTGTTAGTTGAGGCTCTGCTTTTGGAGTCTCAAGGACTGTATATTAATGCAAATGCAATATATGAAAAAGCATACAAAATTACACACGATCCTATTCTTTTACAAAAAATAATTAATAACTATTACCGTGCAAAAAACTATGAAAAAGCAATTGCCACCGCCAAACAAGCTCTCAAAGAGTTCCCAAAAAATAGAATCTTTTACGAGCAACTTGCAGCAATATATTTTGCAACTTCTGATTATGATAGAGCAATCGATTATATAAAAAAAGCGATATCAATCAAAAAAACTTCTCAAAACTTAACTTTTTTAGGCTCAATTCTCTTAGCAAAGAAGGAGTATGAAGCCGCTCTTAAATACTACAAGGGTGCGTATGCACTCGACCCATCACCAAAAACAATCAACACCATCGCATATATACTCTTTTTTTATCTCGACAAAAAAACAGAGGCGATAGCCTATTTAGAAACACATACAAGGCTCTATGGTTGCAGCAAAGAGGTGTGTGGAACGCTCATATCTTTTTACAGTCTCAATAATAATATTGATGGACTCATATCAGTATATAAAAGACTCTATCAAAAATATAACGATATTGCCTACGCAAAAAAAATTGCAGAACTCTATATCTACAATAAAGAGTTCAGCAAAGCAATAGAGTGGGCAAAAAAAATAAATGATACTGAGCTACTCTTTTCTTTGTATAAAACAACAAAAAAATTTAAAAAAGCTTATGAACTTGCTATGCAGTTCTATAATCAAACAAAAGATCCAAAATATCTTGCTCAAGCAGCTATTTTCGAATATGAAGCACATCCAAAAAAAGATCGCAAACTCCTCGAAGATGTAGCACAAAAATTAGAAAAAGCTATCAAAAAAAACCGCGATCCTATCTTTTTAAATTATCTAGGGTATCTCTATATTGATCATGAACTTAATATCAAAAGGGGGATTGCACTTGTTAAAGAGGCTTTACAAGCAGATCCTCTCTCTCCCTACTATCTTGATTCTCTTGCGTGGGGATACTATAAAATAGGCAAATGCAAAGAAGCTCTTAAACTTATAAAGAAAGTATATTACGATTTGCAATTCAAAGATGATGAGATAAAATTACATCTTGAAAAGATCAAAAAGTGTGTAAAGGAAAAGCATTGA
- a CDS encoding YkgJ family cysteine cluster protein yields the protein MQLVIKKEGFSFAFDPNACASCNGACCRGESGYIWVSKQEIEAIAQFLQLSTQDFISNYLKKEGYRYSIKEIKSKGEHFCIFFEEGRGCSIYPVRPKQCRDYPFWERYKDKKNISEVCQECKGILLHYS from the coding sequence ATGCAGCTTGTAATAAAAAAAGAGGGATTTTCATTTGCATTTGATCCTAATGCGTGTGCTTCCTGTAATGGAGCATGCTGTAGAGGTGAGAGTGGATATATATGGGTGAGCAAACAAGAGATTGAAGCAATAGCGCAATTTTTACAACTATCTACTCAAGATTTTATATCCAATTATCTCAAAAAAGAGGGATATAGATACTCTATCAAAGAGATAAAATCAAAAGGGGAGCATTTTTGCATCTTTTTTGAAGAGGGAAGAGGATGTAGCATCTATCCTGTACGTCCAAAACAGTGTAGAGACTATCCTTTTTGGGAGAGATACAAAGATAAAAAAAATATAAGTGAGGTATGCCAAGAATGCAAAGGTATATTGTTGCACTACTCTTGA
- a CDS encoding tRNA1(Val) (adenine(37)-N6)-methyltransferase, translated as MIIYQPPHGYCYNSDTIFLYDFITNFKISGEVLDIGTGSGILALLVARDYDAKVNAIEIQEEFVKYAKINAQANKKDITIYFGNFLHMVFEKKFDFLISNPPFYHHNVLRSHNKMIDFARYSGHLPFEKFLQKANSILKPKGGLIFCYDAKQVQELMSKLSLYKFQIEAMKFVHPHATKPASLVMIYAKKSSKSLCKIFPPLVVFNEKGEYAKHTHEIFKKVGVHSIKCSL; from the coding sequence ATGATTATATATCAACCCCCTCACGGATATTGCTACAATAGTGATACTATTTTTTTATACGATTTTATTACAAATTTTAAAATATCTGGAGAGGTGCTCGATATTGGAACAGGATCCGGGATTTTGGCACTTTTGGTAGCAAGAGATTATGATGCGAAAGTGAATGCCATAGAGATTCAAGAGGAGTTTGTCAAATATGCCAAAATAAACGCACAAGCAAATAAAAAGGATATAACTATCTATTTTGGAAATTTTTTGCATATGGTCTTTGAAAAAAAATTTGACTTTTTGATAAGCAATCCACCATTTTACCATCATAATGTATTACGAAGCCATAATAAGATGATAGACTTTGCAAGGTATTCTGGACACTTACCTTTTGAAAAATTTTTGCAAAAAGCAAACAGCATACTCAAACCAAAAGGAGGACTTATTTTTTGCTATGATGCCAAACAGGTCCAAGAGCTAATGAGTAAACTTTCACTATATAAATTTCAAATAGAAGCTATGAAATTTGTCCATCCACATGCGACAAAACCAGCATCACTTGTTATGATTTATGCCAAAAAAAGTTCGAAGAGTTTATGTAAAATCTTCCCACCTCTGGTAGTATTTAACGAAAAAGGTGAGTATGCCAAACATACGCATGAGATATTTAAAAAAGTAGGAGTACATAGTATAAAATGCAGCTTGTAA
- the kdsB gene encoding 3-deoxy-manno-octulosonate cytidylyltransferase codes for MIIIPARIASTRFPRKVLYEIDGLPMVIRTALQAKEVDDVVIATDSQEVIAVAKNHGFDAVLTSATHASGTDRINEAATILGVDQTEIILNVQADEPFIEPEVIKTLQELTQKHRDFENVMMCTLYKSEPYQAKDDPNRVKVVVDGAGYALYFSRSQIPYPRSSLKNIKIHLGLYGYTKKMLERFCALQQAPLEEIEKLEQLRALYHGYKIAIKEVKSQSIGIDTPEDLQKL; via the coding sequence GTGATAATTATTCCAGCACGTATTGCATCTACAAGGTTTCCTCGCAAAGTTTTGTATGAGATAGATGGCTTACCTATGGTGATACGTACCGCATTGCAAGCTAAAGAGGTTGATGATGTAGTAATAGCAACAGATTCACAAGAGGTTATAGCAGTTGCAAAAAATCACGGTTTTGATGCTGTTTTGACAAGTGCAACACATGCAAGTGGAACCGATAGAATTAATGAGGCAGCTACAATTTTAGGCGTGGATCAAACTGAAATTATTCTCAATGTACAAGCAGATGAGCCCTTTATAGAGCCAGAAGTTATTAAGACACTACAAGAATTGACGCAAAAACATCGTGACTTTGAAAATGTTATGATGTGTACACTCTATAAGAGTGAGCCTTATCAAGCAAAAGATGATCCAAATAGAGTCAAAGTTGTAGTCGATGGGGCTGGATATGCACTCTATTTTTCCCGCTCTCAAATACCGTATCCGCGCTCCTCTTTAAAAAATATCAAAATCCATCTTGGTCTTTATGGCTATACAAAAAAGATGCTTGAGCGTTTTTGTGCATTACAGCAAGCCCCATTAGAAGAGATTGAAAAACTCGAGCAGTTACGGGCACTCTATCATGGCTATAAAATAGCTATCAAAGAGGTCAAGTCACAAAGTATTGGAATTGATACACCTGAAGATCTTCAAAAACTCTAA
- a CDS encoding ABC transporter permease encodes MKKPLLSIIVLSIVLLVTFFGQFIYTVSPYQLNPGAILLPPSLEHPLGTDRLGRDLLARIIEGGKNSIIIGVGSAVIASLIGLIAGVSAGFFRGVVDKFFVIVVDLFLTFPTFFLLLALVSYIPASSLVLIIVISITGWMGNARMIRSESFAIAKKPFIKILQIAHTPSYKIILKYFTPLIAPIFFIGFTFGVGGAILAESGLSFLGLGVLPPQMSWGSILSEGKEVIDIAWWVSFFPGLMIFLVTFSLINISDYLQKITNKKEKMV; translated from the coding sequence ATGAAAAAGCCACTTTTAAGTATTATTGTACTGAGTATTGTTTTGCTCGTTACTTTTTTTGGTCAGTTCATATATACAGTGTCACCTTACCAATTAAATCCAGGTGCAATTTTATTGCCGCCATCACTAGAACACCCTTTAGGAACGGATAGACTTGGCAGAGATCTTCTTGCTCGCATTATTGAAGGGGGGAAAAACTCTATTATCATTGGAGTAGGCAGTGCAGTAATAGCTTCTTTGATTGGGCTTATTGCTGGTGTGAGCGCAGGCTTTTTTCGCGGAGTTGTGGATAAATTTTTTGTGATAGTAGTAGATCTCTTCTTGACTTTTCCTACATTTTTCTTGCTCTTAGCGTTGGTGAGTTATATTCCTGCTTCTTCATTGGTACTCATTATAGTTATTTCAATAACTGGGTGGATGGGCAATGCAAGGATGATTCGCAGTGAGAGTTTTGCTATTGCAAAAAAGCCGTTTATTAAAATTTTACAAATTGCACATACTCCTTCATATAAAATAATATTAAAATACTTTACGCCTCTCATCGCACCAATATTTTTTATTGGATTTACGTTTGGAGTAGGGGGAGCGATACTAGCAGAATCGGGGCTCAGCTTTTTGGGACTTGGTGTATTACCACCACAGATGAGCTGGGGTTCGATTCTCAGTGAAGGCAAAGAGGTCATAGATATTGCCTGGTGGGTTAGTTTTTTCCCAGGCCTCATGATATTTCTTGTTACCTTCAGTCTCATCAATATCAGTGACTATTTGCAAAAAATTACTAATAAAAAAGAGAAGATGGTATGA
- the rsmD gene encoding 16S rRNA (guanine(966)-N(2))-methyltransferase RsmD — MKKELSTRVIGGKYKGKKILLPQKSVTRSSKNMLREALFNILQFDIVDKNFVEVFGGSGSVGLEALSRGAKEVFFIEKNRNSYNVLKKNIASIDEKSCKLRFGDAFEAIWDVIEDLRRKKEKAYFYFDPPFSIREGYEDIYEQVSELIKKIPKEAVEAIIIEHMSSHDFDEQLGNYQLVKKRKYGKSTLSFFQ, encoded by the coding sequence ATGAAAAAAGAGCTAAGTACGCGTGTAATTGGTGGAAAATATAAGGGCAAAAAGATACTTTTGCCACAAAAGAGTGTTACGAGAAGTTCAAAAAATATGTTAAGAGAAGCGCTTTTTAATATTTTACAATTTGATATAGTTGACAAAAACTTTGTAGAAGTTTTTGGCGGGAGTGGGAGTGTTGGGCTTGAAGCACTGAGCCGTGGAGCAAAAGAGGTCTTTTTTATAGAAAAAAATCGCAACTCTTACAATGTGTTGAAAAAAAATATCGCTTCTATTGATGAAAAATCTTGTAAACTGCGATTTGGTGATGCCTTTGAAGCGATTTGGGATGTAATAGAAGATCTCAGACGAAAAAAAGAGAAAGCTTACTTTTACTTCGATCCTCCCTTTAGCATTAGAGAAGGGTATGAAGATATTTATGAGCAGGTGAGTGAACTTATTAAAAAAATTCCAAAAGAAGCTGTTGAAGCAATTATTATTGAGCATATGAGCAGTCACGATTTTGATGAGCAACTTGGAAACTATCAACTTGTGAAAAAACGCAAATATGGTAAGAGCACACTAAGTTTTTTTCAATGA
- a CDS encoding argininosuccinate synthase, with product MGKKVNKVVLAYSGGLDTSVILKWLQETYQCEVVTFTADIGQGEEVEPARQKALQLGIKPENIFIEDLKEEFVRDYVFPMFRANAIYEGEYLLGTSIARPLIAKRQIEIAQKVGADGVAHGATGKGNDQVRFEIAYLALNPDITVIAPWREWELNSREKLLKFAESHGIPIEKHGKKSPYSMDANLLHISYEGGILEDPWNEPEEDMWRWTNSIEEAPNEPEYITIDFEKGDPVAINGEPLSPAKLLEALNEYGKRHGIGRIDIVENRFVGMKSRGCYETPGGTILLKAHRAIESITLDREEAHEKDKLMPKYAELIYNGFWFSPEREMMQAAIDKTQENVNGTVRLKLFKGNVFVVGRKSPNSLFAPEFSTFEEDQVYNQKDAEGFIKLNALRFIIEGHVRRKK from the coding sequence ATGGGCAAAAAGGTCAATAAGGTAGTTTTGGCTTATAGTGGTGGTTTGGATACATCAGTAATACTTAAATGGCTCCAAGAAACTTACCAGTGCGAAGTGGTAACTTTTACTGCTGATATTGGTCAAGGTGAAGAGGTAGAGCCTGCGCGACAAAAAGCACTACAACTTGGAATAAAGCCTGAAAATATCTTCATAGAAGATCTCAAAGAGGAGTTTGTACGTGACTATGTATTCCCTATGTTTCGCGCAAATGCCATTTATGAAGGGGAATATCTCCTTGGAACATCTATTGCAAGACCACTCATTGCAAAGCGACAGATTGAAATAGCCCAAAAAGTGGGAGCAGACGGTGTTGCGCATGGTGCGACTGGTAAAGGAAATGACCAGGTACGTTTTGAAATCGCTTATCTTGCACTCAATCCAGATATTACAGTAATCGCACCATGGAGAGAATGGGAACTCAACTCTCGTGAAAAACTTCTCAAATTTGCTGAGAGTCATGGAATTCCTATAGAAAAGCACGGCAAAAAAAGCCCCTACTCTATGGATGCTAATCTTCTCCATATCTCCTATGAAGGGGGAATACTTGAAGATCCTTGGAATGAGCCAGAAGAGGATATGTGGCGCTGGACAAATTCAATCGAAGAAGCACCAAATGAACCAGAGTATATAACGATCGATTTTGAAAAAGGTGATCCAGTAGCTATCAATGGCGAGCCACTCTCACCTGCAAAGCTTCTTGAAGCTCTCAATGAGTATGGTAAACGTCATGGTATAGGAAGAATCGATATTGTAGAAAACCGCTTTGTCGGGATGAAATCACGAGGCTGTTATGAAACTCCAGGTGGTACCATACTACTCAAGGCTCATAGAGCAATTGAAAGCATTACACTTGATCGCGAAGAGGCTCATGAAAAAGATAAACTGATGCCAAAATATGCTGAGCTTATCTACAATGGCTTTTGGTTTAGCCCAGAGCGGGAAATGATGCAAGCTGCAATCGATAAGACGCAAGAAAATGTCAATGGTACAGTACGCTTGAAGCTTTTTAAAGGAAATGTATTTGTCGTGGGGCGCAAATCACCAAATTCACTCTTTGCACCAGAATTTAGTACTTTTGAAGAGGATCAAGTTTACAATCAAAAAGATGCAGAAGGTTTTATTAAACTCAATGCGCTACGATTTATTATTGAAGGTCATGTAAGGAGAAAAAAATGA
- the rplI gene encoding 50S ribosomal protein L9, giving the protein MKVLLIKDVKDLGKAGEVKEVKDGYGKNFLIARGFAKLATPEVIEAWEKEQAKKAEEEAKEIEKLKKLQEKIESIKLTIKHKAGANGALFGAITNKEVAEELKKQGIEIDKKHIDIHPPIKQAGEYNIDVKLGHGIHATLDLVVEAE; this is encoded by the coding sequence ATGAAAGTATTATTGATAAAAGATGTAAAAGATCTTGGAAAAGCGGGAGAAGTCAAAGAGGTAAAAGATGGATATGGAAAAAACTTTCTCATAGCACGCGGTTTTGCCAAGTTAGCTACTCCAGAAGTTATTGAAGCATGGGAAAAAGAACAAGCTAAAAAAGCTGAGGAAGAAGCAAAAGAGATCGAAAAACTAAAAAAGCTCCAAGAAAAAATTGAATCTATTAAGCTTACTATCAAACATAAAGCTGGAGCAAATGGAGCCCTTTTTGGAGCAATTACCAATAAGGAGGTAGCTGAAGAACTTAAAAAACAAGGTATTGAAATAGATAAAAAGCATATCGATATTCATCCACCTATTAAGCAGGCTGGTGAATATAATATTGATGTGAAGCTTGGACACGGTATTCATGCAACACTTGATTTGGTAGTAGAGGCTGAGTAA
- the hslV gene encoding ATP-dependent protease subunit HslV, translating into MFEATTILGYKGDGIAVIGGDGQVTFGNTVLKGNATKIRTLYNGKVLAGFAGSTADAFNLFDMFENILENKKGDLLKSVIEFSKEWRKDRYLRRLEAMMIVLNTKNIFILSGTGDVVEPEDGKIAAIGSGGNFALSAARALDKHASLDAKSLVEESLKIAGELCIYTNTNIKLLTLED; encoded by the coding sequence ATGTTCGAAGCTACAACGATACTTGGGTATAAAGGTGATGGAATCGCTGTTATTGGCGGAGATGGCCAAGTCACTTTTGGCAATACTGTCTTGAAAGGTAATGCTACCAAGATTAGAACACTCTATAATGGCAAAGTACTTGCCGGATTTGCAGGAAGTACAGCAGATGCATTTAATCTCTTTGATATGTTTGAAAATATTTTAGAGAATAAAAAAGGGGATCTTTTAAAAAGTGTTATCGAATTTAGTAAAGAGTGGAGAAAAGATAGATATCTACGGCGTCTTGAAGCAATGATGATAGTGCTTAATACAAAAAATATTTTTATTCTTAGTGGAACAGGCGACGTAGTTGAGCCAGAAGATGGCAAAATAGCAGCAATTGGAAGCGGCGGTAATTTTGCTCTTTCAGCTGCAAGAGCACTTGACAAGCACGCCTCTTTGGATGCAAAGAGTTTGGTAGAGGAGTCCTTAAAAATTGCAGGGGAACTGTGCATCTATACAAATACAAATATTAAACTACTCACGTTGGAGGATTGA
- the hslU gene encoding HslU--HslV peptidase ATPase subunit has translation MDLTPKEIVKYLDEYIIGQKDAKKVIAIALRNRYRRMKLPKDLQDEITPKNILMIGSTGVGKTEIARRLAKTLDLPFVKVEASKYTEVGFVGRDVESMVRDLVANAIVLVKEIHKEKNREAIEEYVIKKILEKLLPPLPKMASEEKKSEYQKTYEKMRERLINGELDNLKIEIEIPKSSISLDDSNLPPEIAKAQESIAKIFTIGVNKEQIKKEVSVKEAKELLKNEASEKLLDMEQIKLEALQKAQEEGIIFIDEIDKIAVSSKTSGRQDPSKEGVQRDLLPIVEGSTVNTKWGPVKTDHILFIAAGAFHLSKPSDLIPELQGRFPLRVELNSLDEEILYKILTQTKNSLIKQYQALFEVEGVELEFKDEALRAIAKYAYTANQKLEDIGARRLHTVVENLLEDLSFEADEHKGEKITIDKEFVDEKLGEIVENEDLAKYIL, from the coding sequence ATGGATCTTACACCAAAAGAGATTGTGAAGTATCTCGATGAATATATAATTGGACAAAAAGATGCAAAAAAAGTTATAGCAATCGCACTGCGCAATCGTTATAGACGTATGAAACTCCCTAAAGATTTGCAAGATGAGATTACTCCTAAAAATATTCTCATGATAGGAAGCACAGGGGTTGGAAAAACAGAGATTGCTAGACGTCTTGCCAAGACTTTGGATCTTCCTTTTGTAAAAGTAGAAGCGAGTAAATATACGGAAGTGGGATTTGTAGGTCGCGATGTAGAATCGATGGTGCGAGATCTGGTAGCAAATGCAATTGTTCTTGTTAAAGAGATCCACAAAGAGAAAAACAGAGAAGCAATTGAAGAGTATGTAATAAAGAAAATATTAGAAAAGCTTTTGCCTCCTCTTCCAAAAATGGCTAGTGAAGAGAAAAAGAGCGAGTATCAAAAAACTTATGAGAAGATGCGAGAGCGTCTCATTAATGGAGAACTTGATAATCTTAAAATTGAAATAGAGATACCAAAAAGCTCTATCTCTTTGGATGATTCAAATCTTCCGCCAGAAATTGCAAAAGCACAGGAGTCTATTGCGAAGATTTTTACTATTGGCGTAAATAAAGAACAGATAAAAAAAGAGGTGAGCGTAAAAGAGGCAAAAGAGCTATTGAAAAATGAAGCGAGCGAAAAACTGCTCGATATGGAGCAGATAAAACTTGAAGCTTTGCAAAAAGCGCAAGAAGAGGGAATTATTTTTATCGATGAAATCGATAAAATTGCAGTAAGTAGCAAGACAAGTGGAAGACAAGATCCTTCTAAAGAGGGTGTGCAGCGCGATCTTTTACCAATAGTAGAAGGAAGTACAGTTAATACTAAATGGGGACCAGTAAAAACAGATCATATACTTTTCATCGCAGCTGGAGCTTTTCATCTCAGTAAACCAAGTGATCTTATTCCTGAACTCCAGGGACGTTTTCCTCTGCGCGTAGAGCTTAATTCTTTAGATGAAGAGATTCTCTATAAGATCCTCACACAAACTAAAAATTCATTAATCAAGCAGTATCAAGCACTCTTTGAGGTGGAAGGTGTGGAGCTGGAATTTAAAGATGAGGCACTTCGAGCTATTGCAAAGTATGCCTATACGGCCAATCAAAAACTAGAAGACATAGGAGCAAGACGCCTCCATACTGTTGTAGAAAATCTTCTTGAAGATCTTAGTTTTGAGGCTGATGAGCATAAAGGTGAAAAAATTACTATTGATAAAGAATTTGTTGATGAGAAACTAGGTGAAATTGTAGAAAATG